A window of the Rickettsia felis URRWXCal2 genome harbors these coding sequences:
- the dprA gene encoding Putatie DNA processing protein DprA, with product MLKELFSAPKISYDIETINILRLIRSENIGPKTFFSLIKLFGDAATAIDNAPDFSLRGGKSKPIKIFSKSDAEKELELLEKDNAKIITYKSPEYSKLLLEIYDPPPILSYKGNIELLNHNKCVAIVGARNASANGRSFAHKIANDLVKEGYITISGLARGIDSSVHQAAISQTIGVIAGGIDHIYPPENKKLFENLAEEGLILAELPIGSTPLGKHFPQRNRIISGLALGVVIVEASLKSGSLITAKFALEQNREIFAVPGFPLDPRCQGTNKLIREGAYLVESVDDIVANLPQYEEFMKKDNGLFKDFVELGTVNTRYVKEPSQKERTAILELLSSVPIDFEFLQKETELSLPIIYTVILELELAGKAIRHAGNKISLVYA from the coding sequence ATGCTAAAAGAATTATTTTCTGCTCCTAAAATATCTTATGATATTGAAACAATTAATATTTTACGTCTTATTAGGAGTGAAAATATCGGTCCTAAAACTTTCTTTAGTTTAATTAAATTATTTGGTGATGCAGCAACTGCCATAGATAACGCTCCGGATTTTTCATTGCGAGGCGGAAAGTCAAAACCAATTAAAATTTTCAGTAAAAGCGATGCTGAAAAAGAGTTAGAGCTTCTCGAAAAAGACAATGCTAAGATTATCACATATAAATCTCCGGAATATTCAAAATTATTACTTGAAATTTATGATCCACCGCCAATATTAAGCTATAAAGGTAATATAGAGTTATTAAATCATAATAAATGCGTTGCAATAGTAGGTGCAAGAAACGCTTCTGCAAACGGAAGAAGTTTTGCTCATAAAATTGCAAATGATTTAGTAAAAGAAGGATATATAACTATTTCAGGATTAGCAAGGGGGATAGATAGCAGCGTACATCAAGCTGCAATTTCTCAAACTATCGGAGTTATTGCAGGCGGTATTGATCATATATATCCACCGGAAAATAAAAAACTATTTGAAAATTTAGCAGAAGAAGGTTTAATATTAGCTGAGTTACCTATCGGCTCTACCCCGCTTGGAAAACATTTTCCACAGCGTAATAGGATAATATCGGGGCTAGCCTTAGGAGTAGTGATAGTAGAAGCAAGCTTAAAATCCGGTTCATTAATAACTGCAAAATTTGCACTTGAACAAAATAGGGAAATATTTGCCGTTCCCGGCTTTCCTTTAGATCCAAGATGTCAAGGTACAAATAAATTGATTAGAGAGGGAGCATATTTAGTGGAATCAGTGGACGATATTGTAGCTAATTTACCGCAATATGAAGAATTTATGAAAAAAGATAATGGATTATTTAAGGATTTTGTTGAGCTAGGAACAGTAAATACTAGATATGTTAAAGAACCGTCACAAAAGGAGCGTACTGCTATATTGGAATTATTATCGTCAGTACCTATAGATTTTGAATTTTTACAAAAAGAAACGGAGTTATCGCTTCCTATTATATATACGGTAATATTAGAATTAGAACTCGCCGGCAAAGCAATACGTCACGCCGGCAATAAAATATCATTAGTTTACGCCTAA
- the tdpX1 gene encoding Thioredoxin peroxidase 1, whose amino-acid sequence MNMSVFVGKTAPDFTAKAIMPNNNIDEKFKLSDYAAGDNIVLFFYPLDFTFVCPSEIIAFHNKLGEFTERRTKVVAVSVDSHFSHLAWKNTPHNKGGLGQVQFPMVSDIKKDISSKYNVLNEDGVALRGTFLIDKDFIVRHMLVNDLPIGRDINYTLKVIDALTHHQKHDEVCPAGWHKGEEAITPSHEGIAHYLSSHAEKL is encoded by the coding sequence ATGAATATGTCAGTATTTGTCGGCAAAACTGCTCCGGATTTTACAGCTAAAGCTATTATGCCTAATAATAATATAGACGAAAAGTTTAAACTTAGCGATTATGCTGCAGGCGATAATATAGTGTTATTTTTTTATCCCCTAGATTTTACTTTTGTTTGTCCATCGGAAATTATAGCATTTCACAATAAGCTTGGTGAATTTACCGAAAGACGTACTAAAGTAGTAGCTGTTAGCGTTGATTCTCATTTTAGCCATTTAGCTTGGAAAAATACTCCGCATAATAAAGGCGGACTTGGACAAGTACAATTTCCAATGGTTTCCGATATAAAAAAGGATATTTCTTCAAAATATAACGTACTTAATGAAGACGGTGTTGCTTTGCGTGGAACTTTTTTAATTGATAAGGATTTCATAGTACGTCACATGCTAGTTAACGACTTACCTATCGGTCGTGATATTAATTATACATTAAAAGTAATTGATGCTTTAACTCATCATCAAAAGCACGACGAAGTTTGTCCTGCCGGCTGGCATAAAGGTGAGGAAGCAATTACCCCATCACATGAAGGTATAGCACATTATTTAAGCTCACATGCCGAGAAGCTGTAG